A stretch of the Aegilops tauschii subsp. strangulata cultivar AL8/78 chromosome 4, Aet v6.0, whole genome shotgun sequence genome encodes the following:
- the LOC109779086 gene encoding blue copper protein 1a, with translation MAADTTATQTPLSISIQQHQPSTSSALHSAFQFQFQPQSMAAMKIALLAVAAMAVLLGTASAVTYNVGDQGGWTLSTDYSSWVSGKKFNVGDEIVFKYSTPTHDVVEVSKAGYDSCSIDGAINTLASGNDVITLNATGTRYFICGVPNHCSPTAAASMKVVINVASGSSSPSSPMPAAGPGASNSPPAPPSNAATSVGATAGFGLVALLAAGLMA, from the coding sequence ATGGCAGCAGACACCACAGCAACCCAAACCCCGCTAAGCATCAGCATTCAGCAGCACCAGCCTTCTACCTCCTCTGCTTTGCATTCCGCCTTCCAGTTCCAATTCCAACCGCAATCAATGGCTGCCATGAAGATCGCCCTCCTTGCCGTGGCCGCGATGGCCGTCTTGCTAGGCACCGCGTCAGCGGTAACCTACAACGTCGGCGATCAGGGCGGTTGGACCCTCAGCACCGACTACAGCAGCTGGGTGTCCGGCAAGAAGTTCAACGTGGGTGATGAGATCGTCTTCAAGTACTCGACCCCAACGCACGACGTGGTCGAGGTCAGCAAGGCCGGCTACGACTCCTGCAGCATCGACGGCGCCATCAACACCTTGGCCTCCGGCAACGACGTCATCACCCTCAACGCCACCGGCACCCGGTACTTCATCTGTGGCGTCCCTAACCATTGcagccccaccgccgccgccagcaTGAAGGTCGTGATCAACGTCGCCTCgggctcctcctcgccgtcgtcaCCCATGCCAGCTGCAGGTCCTGGCGCGAGCAACTCTCCCCCGGCGCCGCCCTCCAACGCCGCTACCTCCGTCGGTGCCACAGCAGGATTTGGCCTCGTCGCCCTACTGGCGGCCGGTCTCATGGCTTGA